From the Cryptomeria japonica chromosome 2, Sugi_1.0, whole genome shotgun sequence genome, one window contains:
- the LOC131859478 gene encoding BURP domain-containing protein 16-like, giving the protein MTRSSFEKPSAEVSEVEEHVFFDKKELRESGEIVLPDLSPSNYLISFLPSDLAEMMLPFSSANVSQILNLLNIRSESNLSRNMVGTMEEGEVKRCSTSIEGMVEFVVSVLGSNMDLLSDPSVVESGEQANKRENIIGGKSPVTCHNFAFPYGVSYCHSIKGSEVYDLQLEVEHDKEKVTRNATALCHYTSRKHATVKLSAHQFHA; this is encoded by the coding sequence ATGACTAGGTCATCTTTCGAGAAACCCAGTGCGGAGGTTAGCGAGGTCGAGGAGCACGTGTTCTTCGACAAGAAAGAGCTACGGGAGTCGGGGGAAATTGTATTGCCGGATCTTAGcccttccaattatttgatctcaTTTTTGCCCAGCGATTTAGCAGAGATGATGCTGCCATTCTCTTCAGCAAATGTTTCTCAAATTCTCAATTTGTTAAATATCCGGAGCGAGTCGAATTTGTCGCGCAACATGGTGGGCAcgatggaagaaggagaagtgaAGAGGTGCAGCACTTCCATTGAGGGCATGGTGGAATTCGTGGTGTCTGTTTTGGGATCCAACATGGACCTTCTCAGTGACCCGTCCGTTGTTGAATCCGGTGAGCAGGCGAATAAGAGGGAGAATATCATCGGGGGTAAATCGCCCGTAACGTGTCATAACTTTGCGTTTCCTTACGGAGTGAGTTACTGTCATTCTATCAAGGGAAGTGAGGTATATGATCTACAGTTGGAGGTTGAGCACGATAAGGAAAAGGTTACAAGGAATGCTACGGCTCTCTGCCATTATACCTCAAGAAAGCATGCAACAGTGAAATTATCAGCACATCAATTTCATGCATAA